A stretch of the Epinephelus fuscoguttatus linkage group LG2, E.fuscoguttatus.final_Chr_v1 genome encodes the following:
- the LOC125900169 gene encoding LOW QUALITY PROTEIN: chymotrypsin A-like (The sequence of the model RefSeq protein was modified relative to this genomic sequence to represent the inferred CDS: inserted 1 base in 1 codon), which translates to MAFLWILSCLAFAGAAYGCGTPAIPPVITGYSRIVNGEEAVPHSWPWQVSLQDYTGFHFCGGSLINENWVVTAAHCNVRTSHRVIIGEHDRSSNAEDIQVMRVGKVFKHPRYNGYTINNDILLIKLASPAQMNMRVSPVCVAETXDNFPGGMKCVTTGWGLTRHNAPDTPALLQQAALPLLTNEQCRRYWGNKISDLMICAGASGASSCMGDSGGPLVCQKAGAWTLVGIVSWGSGTCTPTMPGVYARVTELRAWMDQTIAAN; encoded by the exons ATGGCCTTCCTGTGGATCCTCTCCTGCCTCGCCTTTGCCGGCGCCGCCTACG GTTGCGGCACTCCCGCCATCCCTCCCGTTATCACCGGATACTCTCGTATCGTGAATGGTGAGGAGGCGGTGCCTCACTCCTGGCCCTGGCAGGTGTCCctgcag gaCTACACCGGCTTCCACTTCTGTGGCGGCTCTCTCATCAATGAGAACTGGGTGGTCACCGCCGCTCACTGCAACGTCAG GACGTCCCACCGCGTGATCATCGGAGAACACGACCGCTCCTCCAACGCTGAAGACATCCAGGTCATGAGAGTCGGCAAG GTGTTCAAGCACCCCCGCTACAACGGCTACACCATCAACAATGACATCCTGCTCATCAAGCTGGCCAGCCCCGCTCAAATGAACATGCGTGTttcccctgtgtgtgtggctgaga GAGACAACTTCCCCGGAGGCATGAAGTGTGTGACCACTGGCTGGGGCCTGACCCGCCACAACG CTCCTGACACCCCCGCCCTGCTGCAGCAGGCCGCCCTCCCCCTGCTGACCAATGAGCAGTGCCGTCGTTACTGGGGCAACAAGATCAGCGACCTGATGATCTGTGCCGGAGCGTCCGGAGCCTCCTCTTGCATG GGCGACTCTGGCGGTCCTCTGGTCTGCCAGAAGGCCGGAGCCTGGACTCTGGTTGGTATCGTGTCCTGGGGCAGTGGAACCTGCACTCCCACCATGCCCGGCGTGTACGCCCGCGTCACTGAGCTCCGCGCCTGGATGGATCAGACCATTGCTGCCAACTGA
- the LOC125900164 gene encoding chymotrypsin A-like: MAFLWILSCLAFAGAAYGCGTPAIPPVITGYSRIVNGEEAVPHSWPWQVSLQDYTGFHFCGGSLINENWVVTAAHCNVRTSHRVIIGEHDRSSNAEDIQVMRVGKVFKHPRYNGYTINNDILLIKLASPAQMNMRVSPVCVAETGDNFPGGMKCVTTGWGLTRHNAPDTPALLQQAALPLLTNEQCRRYWGNKISDLMICAGASGASSCMGDSGGPLVCQKAGAWTLVGIVSWGSGTCTPTMPGVYARVTELRAWMDQTIAAN; encoded by the exons ATGGCCTTCCTGTGGATCCTCTCCTGCCTCGCCTTTGCCGGCGCCGCCTACG GTTGCGGCACTCCCGCCATCCCTCCCGTTATCACCGGATACTCTCGTATCGTGAATGGTGAGGAGGCGGTGCCTCACTCCTGGCCCTGGCAGGTGTCCctgcag gaCTACACCGGCTTCCACTTCTGTGGCGGCTCTCTCATCAATGAGAACTGGGTGGTCACCGCCGCTCACTGCAACGTCAG GACGTCCCACCGCGTGATCATCGGAGAACACGACCGCTCCTCCAACGCTGAAGACATCCAGGTCATGAGAGTCGGCAAG GTGTTCAAGCACCCCCGCTACAACGGCTACACCATCAACAATGACATCCTGCTCATCAAGCTGGCCAGCCCCGCTCAAATGAACATGCGTGTttcccctgtgtgtgtggctgagacCGGAGACAACTTCCCCGGAGGCATGAAGTGTGTGACCACTGGCTGGGGCCTGACCCGCCACAACG CTCCTGACACCCCCGCCCTGCTGCAGCAGGCCGCCCTCCCCCTGCTGACCAATGAGCAGTGCCGTCGTTACTGGGGCAACAAGATCAGCGACCTGATGATCTGTGCCGGAGCGTCCGGAGCCTCCTCTTGCATG GGCGACTCTGGCGGTCCTCTGGTCTGCCAGAAGGCCGGAGCCTGGACTCTGGTTGGTATCGTGTCCTGGGGCAGTGGAACCTGCACTCCCACCATGCCCGGCGTGTACGCCCGCGTCACTGAGCTCCGCGCCTGGATGGATCAGACCATCGCTGCCAACTGA